Proteins encoded in a region of the Thermus sp. LT1-2-5 genome:
- the cobO gene encoding cob(I)yrinic acid a,c-diamide adenosyltransferase, whose translation MEEPRRLKPYARPQGERRGLLIVYTGDGKGKSTAAFGLALRAHGRGLRVRVFQFLKHATARFGEHRALALLGIPIEGLGDGFTWKSQDLAASARLAQEGWERAKEALLSGAYDLVILDEATYPLRYGWISLEEFLGALQARPAHVHVVVTGRGAPEALLALADTVTEMRKLKHAFDAGVPAQRGIEH comes from the coding sequence ATGGAAGAGCCTCGGCGTCTAAAGCCCTACGCCAGGCCCCAGGGGGAGCGGCGGGGGCTTCTCATCGTTTACACCGGGGATGGCAAGGGGAAAAGCACCGCCGCCTTCGGCCTGGCCCTGCGGGCCCACGGCCGGGGCCTGCGGGTGCGGGTCTTCCAGTTCCTCAAGCACGCCACCGCCCGCTTCGGGGAGCATAGGGCCCTTGCCCTCCTCGGCATCCCCATCGAGGGCCTAGGGGACGGCTTCACCTGGAAGAGCCAAGACCTTGCCGCCTCCGCCCGCCTGGCCCAGGAGGGCTGGGAGAGGGCCAAGGAAGCCCTCCTCTCCGGGGCCTACGACCTGGTGATCCTGGACGAGGCCACCTATCCCCTGCGCTACGGCTGGATCTCCTTGGAGGAGTTCTTGGGGGCCCTCCAGGCCCGCCCCGCCCACGTGCACGTGGTGGTCACGGGGAGGGGGGCGCCGGAGGCCCTTTTGGCCTTAGCGGATACGGTCACGGAGATGCGCAAGCTCAAGCACGCCTTCGACGCGGGCGTGCCGGCCCAAAGGGGGATCGAGCACTGA
- a CDS encoding adenosylcobinamide-GDP ribazoletransferase: MLRALLAAFSLLSVLPVPVPLQAEDFRRGVAFFPLVGYALGASLALLALLPLPPGLLAALQAASLLGLTGFLHLDGLLDAADALLGHRPREERLRILKDPHLGPFAFGVGGLYLLLLWQALGAGQDPLFLLLFPGFARFACLPFLHRYPLLGPGMAAAIRGGPWGLALLLALPFPLLFPLPALSALLAAFLVARLALARLGGVNGDILGAMIALAELSSLLGYALWKSLGV; encoded by the coding sequence GTGTTGCGGGCGCTTCTCGCCGCCTTCTCCCTCCTTTCCGTCCTCCCCGTGCCCGTGCCGCTCCAGGCGGAGGACTTCCGCCGCGGGGTGGCCTTCTTCCCCCTGGTGGGCTACGCCCTGGGGGCTTCCCTCGCCCTCCTCGCCCTCCTTCCCTTGCCCCCGGGGCTTTTGGCGGCCCTCCAGGCGGCCTCCCTCCTCGGCCTCACGGGGTTTCTCCACCTGGATGGCCTTCTGGACGCCGCCGACGCCCTTTTGGGCCACCGCCCCCGGGAGGAGAGGCTTCGCATCCTCAAGGACCCCCACCTGGGGCCCTTCGCCTTCGGGGTGGGGGGGCTTTACCTCCTCCTCCTCTGGCAGGCCCTGGGGGCGGGGCAAGACCCCCTTTTCCTCCTCCTCTTCCCGGGCTTCGCCCGCTTCGCCTGCCTGCCCTTCCTCCACCGCTACCCCCTGTTGGGCCCGGGGATGGCGGCCGCCATACGGGGGGGGCCCTGGGGGCTTGCCCTCCTCTTGGCCCTCCCCTTTCCCCTCCTCTTCCCTCTGCCCGCCCTTTCCGCCCTCCTCGCCGCCTTCCTCGTGGCGCGGCTCGCCCTGGCCCGGCTCGGGGGGGTAAACGGGGACATCCTGGGGGCCATGATCGCCTTGGCGGAGCTCTCTTCCCTGCTAGGCTATGCCCTATGGAAGAGCCTCGGCGTCTAA
- the cobT gene encoding nicotinate-nucleotide--dimethylbenzimidazole phosphoribosyltransferase, translated as MDRGILEEAQKRMEELTKPPRSLGYLEEVAVRLAAIQGRVKPELGRGAVVVAAADHGVVAEGVSAYPQEVTRQMVLNFLRGGAAINQLALAADCEVYVLDVGVKGELPDHPRLLKRKVREGTRNLAAEPALTREEAERALLAGREAARRALAEGATLLAAGDMGIGNTTAAAALTAGLLGLAPEEVVGRGTGVGEAGLRRKREAVARALARLRPGMDPLAVAAELGGLELLAIAGVYLEGYAQGVPLVLDGFPVTAGAFLAYRLEPGLRDHLFAGHLSREPGHRHLLEALGLRPLLNLDLALGEGTGAVLAMPLLRAAARILHMATFAEAGVSRGL; from the coding sequence ATGGATCGGGGTATTTTGGAGGAGGCCCAAAAGCGTATGGAGGAGCTCACCAAGCCGCCCCGTTCCCTGGGGTACCTGGAGGAGGTGGCGGTGCGCCTGGCCGCTATCCAGGGCCGGGTGAAGCCGGAGCTTGGCCGGGGGGCGGTGGTGGTGGCCGCCGCCGACCACGGGGTGGTGGCGGAAGGGGTTTCCGCCTACCCCCAGGAGGTCACCCGGCAGATGGTCCTGAACTTCCTCCGGGGCGGGGCGGCCATCAACCAGTTGGCCCTGGCGGCGGACTGCGAGGTGTACGTGCTGGACGTGGGGGTCAAGGGGGAGCTTCCCGACCACCCCCGGCTCCTCAAGCGCAAGGTGCGGGAGGGGACCCGTAACTTGGCGGCGGAGCCCGCCCTCACCCGGGAGGAGGCGGAAAGGGCCCTCCTGGCGGGGCGGGAGGCGGCGCGGCGGGCCCTGGCGGAGGGGGCCACCCTCCTCGCCGCCGGGGATATGGGCATCGGGAACACCACAGCCGCCGCCGCCCTCACCGCTGGGCTCTTGGGCCTTGCCCCTGAGGAGGTGGTGGGTCGGGGGACGGGGGTGGGGGAGGCGGGGCTAAGGCGCAAGCGGGAGGCGGTGGCGAGGGCCCTCGCCCGCCTTCGCCCCGGGATGGACCCCTTGGCGGTGGCGGCGGAGCTTGGGGGCCTCGAGCTCCTCGCCATCGCCGGGGTGTACCTGGAGGGCTACGCCCAGGGGGTGCCCCTGGTCCTGGACGGCTTCCCCGTGACCGCTGGGGCCTTTTTGGCCTACCGCCTGGAGCCCGGGCTCCGGGACCACCTCTTCGCCGGCCACCTCTCCCGGGAGCCCGGCCACCGCCACCTCCTCGAGGCCCTGGGCTTGAGGCCCCTCTTGAACCTGGACCTGGCCCTGGGGGAGGGGACGGGGGCGGTCCTCGCCATGCCCCTCCTCCGGGCTGCGGCCCGCATCCTGCACATGGCCACCTTCGCCGAGGCGGGGGTTTCCCGGGGCCTGTAG
- a CDS encoding histidine phosphatase family protein has product MELWLVRHGETLWNREGRLLGWTDLSLTPLGRKQARALRGLLPPLPAFSSDLKRALETAALAGFAPIPSPALREIHFGALEGAFWEELEAVHKEALLRFQGFAPPEGERLEAFQERVFRFLEGLKGSALLFTHGGVVRAVLRALGEDSLVPLGSAVVVDWPQRVLGKVLTPTIDGEPPPK; this is encoded by the coding sequence GTGGAGCTCTGGCTCGTGCGCCACGGGGAAACCCTCTGGAACCGGGAGGGGAGGCTCTTGGGCTGGACCGACCTCTCCCTCACGCCCTTGGGGAGGAAGCAGGCGAGGGCCCTCAGGGGCCTCCTCCCGCCCCTGCCCGCCTTTAGCTCGGACCTCAAGCGGGCCCTGGAAACGGCGGCCCTGGCGGGTTTCGCCCCCATTCCTAGCCCCGCCCTGCGGGAGATCCACTTCGGGGCGTTGGAGGGGGCTTTCTGGGAGGAACTGGAGGCGGTCCACAAGGAGGCCCTCCTCCGCTTCCAAGGGTTTGCGCCCCCAGAGGGGGAGCGCCTCGAGGCCTTTCAAGAAAGGGTCTTCCGCTTCCTGGAAGGGCTAAAGGGGTCAGCCCTCCTCTTCACCCACGGGGGGGTGGTGCGGGCGGTGCTCCGGGCCCTGGGGGAAGACAGCCTCGTGCCCTTGGGAAGCGCCGTGGTGGTGGATTGGCCCCAAAGGGTCCTGGGGAAGGTCTTGACACCAACCATTGACGGGGAACCTCCGCCGAAGTAA
- a CDS encoding nickel permease gives MTGLDLLAVALGMRHGVDPDHLAAVDGLSRVRPSPYNGVLFALGHGGVVTLLAFPAAALLERVDLEALHLPPLLLLLVGGLNLYRLLRPEERAPARLPLLHPLLLGLLFGLGFETASQLSALALSAELSPLRLGLLFTLGMLLVDGVDGFLASRLQNLAHDSERARRASRFLGWTVVAVAFLLAAAELLALDLEALALPLGLGLFGLLVSLRLYALRPA, from the coding sequence ATGACGGGCCTGGATCTTTTGGCCGTGGCCCTAGGGATGCGCCACGGCGTGGACCCCGACCACCTGGCTGCAGTGGACGGGCTTTCCCGGGTGCGCCCCTCCCCCTATAACGGCGTCCTCTTCGCCCTGGGGCACGGTGGGGTGGTCACCCTGCTGGCCTTCCCCGCCGCCGCCCTCCTGGAACGGGTGGACCTGGAGGCCCTCCACCTCCCCCCCCTGCTCCTTCTCCTGGTGGGAGGGCTTAACCTGTACCGCCTCCTCAGACCCGAGGAAAGGGCGCCTGCCCGCCTTCCCCTCCTCCACCCCCTCCTCCTCGGCCTTCTCTTCGGCTTGGGGTTTGAAACAGCTAGCCAGCTCTCCGCCCTGGCCCTTTCTGCGGAACTTTCCCCCTTGCGCCTGGGACTCCTCTTCACCCTGGGGATGCTCCTGGTGGACGGGGTGGACGGGTTCCTGGCAAGCCGCCTGCAGAACCTAGCCCACGACTCGGAGCGGGCCAGGCGGGCGAGCCGCTTCCTGGGCTGGACAGTGGTGGCGGTGGCCTTCCTCCTGGCCGCGGCTGAACTCTTGGCCCTGGACCTCGAGGCCCTCGCCCTCCCCTTGGGCCTGGGCCTCTTTGGGCTTTTAGTCTCCTTGAGGCTTTACGCCCTGCGCCCGGCATGA
- a CDS encoding cobalt-precorrin-5B (C(1))-methyltransferase — protein sequence MSHPYPPPRDKKGSRIGFTTGANAAAAAKAAALALLGEAPEVVDIWLPAGWRQPFQVFRLERKGDGVLVGMIKDAGDDPDVTHGTEIQAYVRFASADQIEGGEGVGVVTKPGLGVPVGEPAINPVPRRMIWEAVREATDRPLAIAIAIPGGEELAKKTLNPRLGILGGLSVLGTTGVVKPYSTSAFRMSVVQAVGVARANGLLEIAATTGGKSERFAQRLLPHLPEMAFIEMGDFVGDVLRAARKVGIEVVRIVGMIGKVSKMADGKTMTHAAGGEVNLPMLLGLLKEAGASPRALKEAEGAATARRFLELALEEGLDRFFLNLVRLAQEKLQAYIGPRPFVSVALTDFDEGRCLAAWPDREVYRG from the coding sequence ATGAGCCACCCCTACCCCCCGCCCCGCGACAAGAAGGGAAGCCGCATCGGCTTCACCACGGGGGCTAACGCCGCTGCCGCGGCCAAGGCCGCGGCCCTGGCTCTCCTGGGGGAGGCCCCGGAGGTGGTGGACATCTGGCTTCCCGCAGGCTGGCGGCAGCCCTTCCAGGTCTTCCGCCTGGAGCGGAAGGGGGATGGGGTTTTGGTGGGGATGATCAAGGACGCCGGGGACGACCCCGACGTGACCCACGGGACGGAGATCCAGGCCTACGTGCGCTTCGCCAGCGCAGACCAAATAGAGGGGGGCGAAGGGGTGGGGGTGGTGACCAAGCCCGGGCTCGGGGTGCCCGTGGGGGAGCCCGCCATCAACCCCGTGCCCCGGCGGATGATCTGGGAGGCGGTGCGGGAGGCGACGGACCGCCCCTTGGCCATCGCCATCGCCATCCCTGGAGGGGAGGAGCTGGCCAAAAAAACCCTCAACCCTAGGCTTGGGATCCTGGGGGGCCTCTCCGTGCTTGGCACCACGGGGGTGGTAAAGCCCTACTCCACCAGCGCCTTCCGCATGAGCGTGGTCCAGGCGGTGGGGGTGGCGCGGGCCAATGGCCTTTTGGAGATCGCCGCCACCACCGGGGGAAAAAGCGAGCGCTTCGCCCAAAGGCTCCTTCCCCACCTTCCCGAGATGGCCTTCATAGAGATGGGGGATTTCGTGGGGGATGTGCTCAGGGCGGCGCGGAAGGTGGGGATAGAAGTGGTGCGGATCGTGGGGATGATCGGAAAAGTATCCAAGATGGCCGACGGCAAGACTATGACCCACGCCGCGGGCGGCGAGGTGAACCTACCCATGCTCCTGGGCCTCCTCAAGGAAGCGGGGGCAAGCCCTCGGGCCCTTAAGGAGGCGGAAGGGGCCGCCACCGCCCGCCGCTTCCTGGAGCTCGCCCTGGAGGAAGGGCTTGACCGCTTCTTCCTGAACCTGGTGCGCCTAGCGCAGGAGAAGCTCCAGGCCTATATTGGCCCGCGCCCCTTCGTGAGCGTGGCCCTGACGGACTTCGACGAGGGGCGGTGCCTCGCCGCTTGGCCGGACCGGGAGGTGTACCGTGGATGA